Proteins found in one Larimichthys crocea isolate SSNF chromosome I, L_crocea_2.0, whole genome shotgun sequence genomic segment:
- the clcf1 gene encoding uncharacterized protein clcf1: protein MKRCCGVHQHQLVLLLAAAMATALDTSHNLASERSSIESTYELTKYLEYQLKEIKDIYLTYLGPPFNEKDFSPPRPNSTALSLPIAATRLDLWHGLENQARLAQNQKAYSVLLAAVRELARSTLCPSLKTSLLHFCTGLDGLLGSISALMTTLGYGLPPPSSADMASITGELQYPQRGAGGDRPAPLMSQSLYRPRAGTRTESGQRNNQRRSGMRVVRGEREDGVAVDLVERRRGKEGRRAEAAGGRSGGSREKGRGERGRRGRREEPESSKWTASEDERVGEEEEEELEREAQTWGGRRRLLSINDDGEEMERLPEPRVEVSYPGTDGSNNQYSYNLNSHQADTLRKEDGFIIEGSRGLMLKEEKQADMEVSSSFHHQRRPPRSLLSPTLQPPLSTLSLLYQFGAGEEHTLLSQPVPLSLQRGTSLLSPPLTPLLASSSSSPSSSSSSSLLSVRPTMNDFARKVEGFWILRELQSWLWRSAKDFNRLKKRLRG from the exons TTCATCAACACCAGCTCGTCTTGCTATTGGCTGCTGCCATGGCGACGGCCCTGGACACTTCACACAACCTGGCCAGCGAGAGGAGTTCGATAGAAAGCACATATGAGCTGACCAAATACCTGGAGTATCAGCTCAAGGAAATCAAAGACATATAT CTGACCTACCTAGGCCCTCCATTCAATGAGAAAGACTTCTCCCCTCCACGGCCCAACAGTACAGCTCTGTCCCTGCCCATCGCCGCAACCCGCCTGGACTTGTGGCACGGCCTGGAGAACCAAGCTCGGCTCGCCCAGAACCAGAAGGCCTACTCAGTCCTATTGGCAGCCGTCAGGGAGTTAGCCCGCTCCACCCTCTGCCCTTCCCTCAAGACCTCCCTGCTGCACTTTTGCACAGGCCTGGATGGGCTGCTGGGCTCCATATCTGCACTGATGACCACCCTCGGGTACGgacttcctcctccatcatctgcAGACATGGCGAGTATCACTGGAGAGCTGCAATACCCTCAGAGGGGGGCAGGGGGTGATAGACCAGCTCCACTGATGAGCCAGAGCCTTTACAGGCCCAGAGCTGGGACGAGGACAGAGTCTGGTCAGCGCAACAACCAAAGGAGAAGCGGCATGAGGGTggtcagaggagagagggaggacggcGTGGCCGTAGACCTGGtagaaagaaggagagggaaagaggggaggagggcaGAGGCAGCTGGAGGAAGGAGTGGCGGGTCGAGGGAGAAGGgaaggggagaaagagggaggagagggaggagggaagagcCCGAGAGCAGCAAATGGACTGCCAGCGAAGACGAGAGAGtaggtgaggaggaagaggaggagctggagcgaGAGGCGCAGAcatggggagggaggagaaggttGTTGAGTATTAACGATGatggagaggagatggagaggctgCCTGAACCAAGAGTGGAAGTGTCGTACCCGGGCACAGATGGCTCCAACAACCAGTACAGCTACAACCTGAACTCACACCAAGCAGACACACTCAGAAAAGAAGACGGGTTCATTATCGAGGGGAGCAGAGGGTTAAtgctgaaggaggagaagcaaGCAGACATGGAGGTTTCCTCCTCTTTCCACCATCAACGTCGGCCTCCTCGCTCCCTCCTGTCCCCTACTCTCCAACCTCCTCTGTCCACCCTCTCCCTTCTTTACCAGTTCGGAGCAGGCGAGGAGCACACCCTCCTCTCCCAGCCTGTCCCTCTATCTTTACAAAGGGGCACCTCTCTCCTTTCACCTCCTCTGACTCCACtcctggcctcctcctcctcctcaccctcctcctcctcctcgtcttcgcTGCTGTCGGTGCGGCCGACAATGAACGACTTCGCCAGGAAGGTGGAGGGATTTTGGATATTGCGAGAGCTGCAGAGTTGGCTGTGGCGATCGGCGAAAGACTTTAACCGCCTCAAAAAGAGACTCAGAGGCTGA